The proteins below are encoded in one region of Avibacterium volantium:
- a CDS encoding cation:proton antiporter — MNVYTYICFLSAISILIGFVTQKINDKIQYTIAITATSMVASLVLLIMGHFNLLHVDLLAKGVMEQIDFKSFLLNGILGFLLFAGALGIKLPVMKSQKCEITILALFSTFASTFLIGSTFYLLTYALGWEVDFIYCMLFGALISPTDPIAVLAIIKNLKAPKKLSMKVEGESLFNDGVGLVIFTTIFAVAFGGKQPTLVDVSELFLMEAGGGLLFGLILGLVAHFLISATDDGSLEILLTLTIPTAGFMVANLLEVSGALAMVVSGIIIGNWTRHTGFSKQSQHYLDHFWEMIDHFLNSLLFLLIGAAMLLVNFTYQGIILSLLAIPLCLICRYISVWTPFKFLSMKTTYNPYTLRILTWGGLRGGLSLAMALSIPVGSLYIPKIGMNVRDLLLVMTYAVVMFSILVQGTTIETMVRKSKEATLQARGYVGLKPEHKEEAEA; from the coding sequence ATGAACGTTTATACCTATATTTGCTTTCTCTCAGCTATTTCCATTCTGATCGGCTTTGTTACGCAAAAAATTAACGACAAAATTCAATACACCATCGCCATTACCGCCACCTCAATGGTTGCCTCGCTCGTGTTATTGATAATGGGGCATTTCAATTTATTACACGTTGATTTGCTCGCCAAGGGTGTAATGGAACAGATTGATTTTAAAAGTTTCTTGCTCAACGGGATTTTAGGTTTCCTCCTTTTTGCCGGCGCGTTGGGGATAAAACTTCCCGTAATGAAAAGCCAAAAATGTGAAATCACCATTCTCGCCTTATTTTCTACCTTCGCTTCTACTTTCCTTATCGGTTCAACTTTTTATCTTTTAACTTACGCCCTTGGTTGGGAAGTGGATTTTATTTATTGTATGTTGTTCGGCGCTCTGATTTCCCCTACCGACCCTATCGCCGTATTAGCCATCATCAAAAATCTAAAAGCACCGAAAAAACTTTCAATGAAAGTGGAAGGGGAATCCTTATTTAATGACGGTGTGGGATTAGTGATTTTCACCACCATCTTTGCTGTGGCATTCGGCGGCAAACAGCCTACCCTAGTTGATGTGAGCGAACTTTTTCTAATGGAAGCAGGCGGCGGTTTGCTGTTTGGCTTGATACTCGGCTTAGTGGCGCATTTCCTGATCTCCGCTACCGATGACGGAAGTTTAGAAATTTTGCTCACGCTCACCATTCCAACCGCTGGCTTTATGGTAGCTAATTTACTCGAAGTTTCAGGCGCATTGGCAATGGTGGTTTCGGGCATTATCATCGGCAACTGGACAAGACACACGGGCTTCTCCAAACAAAGTCAGCATTATTTAGATCATTTTTGGGAGATGATCGACCATTTCCTAAACTCTTTGTTATTCCTACTCATCGGCGCGGCAATGTTGCTGGTAAACTTCACCTACCAAGGGATTATTTTAAGCCTACTCGCCATTCCACTTTGCCTAATCTGCCGTTACATCAGCGTGTGGACACCGTTTAAATTCTTAAGTATGAAAACTACTTACAATCCATACACCTTACGCATTCTCACCTGGGGCGGCTTGCGTGGCGGGCTTTCACTCGCAATGGCGCTTTCCATTCCCGTAGGCAGCCTGTATATCCCGAAAATCGGTATGAACGTACGTGATTTACTTTTGGTAATGACCTACGCCGTGGTAATGTTCTCCATTCTCGTCCAAGGCACCACCATTGAAACAATGGTTCGTAAATCCAAAGAAGCGACCTTGCAAGCAAGAGGATATGTGGGGTTAAAGCCGGAGCATAAGGAAGAAGCAGAAGCATAA
- a CDS encoding L-cystine transporter encodes MWGYITINLVIFIALLVGVKWYFNRNHTLSHSVFWALILGVLFGGALHLFYDSNSPVIKETLNWIGIVGSGYVRLLQMIVMPLVFVSILSAVARLQGASLLGKISVSVLSVLLITTAIAAVIGITMANLFDLSAEGLVAGDRELAAQDRVLGRAEKVAGLNVPTMLLSFIPKNPFAELTGANPTSIISVVIFAAFLGVAILRIRQDNEELADRLSQGVESLNKLVMSLVRVVIRLTPYGVLALMTKVVATSNLADILNLLGFIVASYLAIFLMFVVHGILLSLVKVNPIRYYQQAFPTLLFAFTSRSSAATIPMNIETQVSKLNVPSAIANFAASFGATIGQNGCAGIYPAMLAVMVAPTVGLDPMSLDFLLTLVLVVTLSSFGIAGVGGGATFAAIIVLSTMGLPLALVGLLISIEPLIDMGRTALNVNGAMTAGVVSSRILRKS; translated from the coding sequence ATGTGGGGCTATATTACGATTAATTTAGTCATATTTATTGCTTTATTAGTCGGCGTGAAATGGTACTTTAACCGAAATCACACGCTATCACATAGTGTGTTTTGGGCGTTAATTTTAGGGGTATTATTTGGTGGCGCATTGCATTTGTTTTATGACAGCAATTCCCCTGTGATAAAAGAAACCTTAAACTGGATTGGCATTGTCGGCAGTGGTTATGTGAGATTGCTGCAAATGATTGTAATGCCGCTGGTTTTTGTATCGATTCTTTCTGCAGTGGCACGCTTGCAAGGGGCAAGTTTGCTGGGCAAGATCAGTGTCAGCGTGCTTTCTGTCCTGCTCATTACAACAGCAATCGCAGCGGTGATTGGGATTACAATGGCAAATTTATTTGATCTTTCTGCCGAGGGGCTAGTGGCAGGCGATCGTGAACTTGCCGCGCAAGATCGCGTGCTTGGGCGAGCGGAAAAAGTGGCAGGCTTGAATGTGCCGACAATGTTGCTTTCTTTTATCCCGAAAAATCCGTTTGCTGAACTCACAGGAGCAAACCCAACTTCTATTATCAGTGTGGTGATTTTTGCAGCGTTTTTAGGCGTGGCGATTTTGCGTATTCGTCAAGACAATGAAGAACTTGCCGATCGCTTATCGCAAGGGGTGGAAAGTTTGAATAAATTAGTGATGAGCCTTGTTCGCGTGGTGATTCGTCTTACCCCTTATGGTGTATTGGCGTTGATGACAAAAGTGGTTGCCACTTCAAATCTTGCGGATATTCTTAATTTGCTCGGCTTTATCGTGGCATCTTATTTAGCTATTTTCTTAATGTTTGTGGTGCACGGTATTTTACTTTCTTTGGTGAAAGTGAATCCAATTCGTTATTATCAACAAGCCTTTCCAACCTTGCTGTTTGCATTCACTTCACGTTCAAGTGCAGCGACAATTCCAATGAATATTGAAACCCAAGTATCAAAATTGAATGTGCCTTCAGCCATTGCCAATTTTGCTGCGTCTTTCGGGGCGACAATCGGACAAAACGGCTGTGCAGGGATTTATCCTGCAATGCTCGCCGTAATGGTAGCGCCAACAGTGGGGCTCGATCCAATGTCCTTAGACTTTTTGCTGACCCTCGTATTAGTGGTAACCCTTTCTTCCTTTGGTATTGCTGGTGTGGGCGGCGGAGCAACCTTTGCTGCGATCATCGTGCTTTCCACAATGGGCTTACCGCTCGCATTAGTCGGCTTACTTATTTCCATTGAACCGCTAATTGATATGGGACGCACCGCCCTAAACGTAAACGGTGCAATGACCGCCGGTGTGGTTTCAAGCAGAATTTTGCGCAAATCTTAA
- the sixA gene encoding phosphohistidine phosphatase SixA yields MKIFVMRHGEAQTIAPSDSARPLTENGKQQSYQQGQWLRSINAELDKVLVSPYLRAQQTFEQVNLAFQNQLQTQLETWDVITPYGDAGLVRDYLHVLAEEGVESLLIISHLPLVGDIVRELCGRNPANFYPATLVEMEINCAEKMGKVERVNYPK; encoded by the coding sequence ATGAAAATTTTTGTAATGCGACACGGCGAGGCGCAGACCATCGCCCCTTCTGACAGTGCAAGACCGCTCACCGAAAATGGTAAACAGCAATCTTATCAACAAGGGCAGTGGCTGCGTTCTATTAATGCCGAGCTTGATAAAGTGCTAGTTAGCCCTTATCTGCGCGCACAACAAACCTTTGAGCAAGTCAATTTAGCGTTCCAAAATCAACTGCAAACGCAGTTAGAAACCTGGGACGTCATTACCCCTTATGGCGATGCAGGATTGGTGCGAGATTATTTGCATGTGCTAGCTGAAGAAGGGGTAGAAAGCTTGCTGATTATTTCCCATTTGCCTTTGGTGGGGGATATTGTACGGGAATTGTGCGGTCGAAATCCTGCGAATTTTTACCCAGCCACTCTTGTGGAAATGGAAATAAATTGCGCAGAAAAAATGGGGAAAGTGGAAAGAGTCAATTATCCTAAATAG
- the glmM gene encoding phosphoglucosamine mutase, whose product MAERKYFGTDGVRGKVGTSPITPDFVLKLGWAAGKVLATQGYGTVLIGKDTRISGYMLESALEAGLAAAGLSAAFTGPMPTPAIAYLTRTFRAEAGIVISASHNPYYDNGIKFFSTQGTKLPDDVEEAIEAMLEQPMDCVESAQLGRASRINDAAGRYIEFCKSTFPAHLSLENYKIVVDCANGATYHIAPNVMRELGAEVIEIGTQPNGMNINEKCGATDIKALQDKVLETKADIGLAYDGDGDRLILVDHLGNKVDGDQALFIIAREALRAGKLKGGVVGTLMSNMRLELALKELAIPFVRANVGDRYVLEQMQEKGWQLGGENSGHIIIADKNTTGDGIIASLAVLAAMVEHRLSLNELASAVQLFPQVLINVRFAGGSNPLESEQVKAVAAEVEKRLAGKGRILLRKSGTEPLIRVMVECEDGALAQQCAEEIAEAVRAN is encoded by the coding sequence ATGGCAGAACGCAAATATTTCGGCACTGATGGTGTGCGTGGAAAAGTAGGGACTTCACCGATTACCCCTGATTTCGTCCTTAAACTCGGTTGGGCGGCAGGGAAAGTGCTAGCAACACAGGGTTACGGCACCGTATTAATTGGTAAAGATACCCGCATTTCGGGCTATATGTTGGAATCTGCCCTTGAAGCTGGTTTAGCCGCAGCAGGGCTTTCAGCTGCCTTTACTGGGCCAATGCCAACCCCTGCCATTGCTTATTTAACCCGCACTTTCCGCGCAGAAGCAGGCATTGTGATTTCCGCTTCCCATAACCCTTATTATGATAACGGGATCAAGTTTTTCTCCACGCAAGGTACAAAATTGCCTGATGATGTGGAAGAAGCCATTGAAGCAATGTTAGAACAGCCAATGGATTGTGTGGAATCCGCACAACTTGGACGCGCAAGCCGTATTAATGATGCGGCAGGGCGTTATATTGAATTTTGTAAAAGCACATTCCCAGCCCATTTAAGCCTAGAAAATTACAAAATCGTGGTGGACTGTGCGAACGGCGCAACCTATCACATTGCCCCGAATGTAATGCGTGAATTAGGCGCAGAAGTGATCGAAATTGGCACGCAGCCAAATGGAATGAACATTAATGAAAAATGCGGCGCGACCGACATTAAAGCCTTACAAGACAAAGTGTTAGAAACCAAAGCAGATATTGGTTTAGCTTATGACGGCGATGGCGACCGCTTAATCTTAGTGGATCACCTTGGTAATAAAGTGGACGGCGACCAAGCTTTATTTATCATCGCCCGTGAAGCCTTGCGTGCAGGCAAATTAAAAGGCGGCGTGGTTGGTACATTAATGAGTAATATGCGCCTTGAACTTGCCTTAAAAGAATTAGCGATCCCATTTGTGCGTGCCAATGTGGGCGATCGTTATGTGTTAGAGCAAATGCAAGAAAAAGGCTGGCAACTTGGCGGTGAAAACTCAGGGCATATCATTATTGCCGACAAAAACACCACAGGGGACGGCATTATCGCTTCCCTTGCGGTGTTAGCGGCAATGGTAGAACATCGCTTATCCCTTAATGAATTAGCCAGTGCGGTGCAATTATTCCCACAAGTGTTAATTAATGTTCGTTTCGCAGGTGGCAGCAATCCATTAGAAAGCGAACAAGTGAAAGCCGTAGCCGCAGAAGTGGAAAAACGCTTAGCTGGCAAAGGGCGTATTTTATTAAGAAAATCAGGCACCGAACCGTTAATTCGTGTCATGGTGGAATGCGAAGACGGCGCGCTTGCACAACAATGCGCAGAAGAAATCGCTGAAGCGGTGCGTGCAAACTAA
- the folP gene encoding dihydropteroate synthase codes for MKLQANNKTLSLAQPQIMGILNFTPDSFSDSGLFFDRDKALFQVEKMLNEGATIIDIGGESTRPMAEEVSLEQELDRVVPMVEAVRKRFDCWISVDTSKAQVMSESAKVGMDFINDIRALTEPNALQTAVQLALPTCIMHMQGQPRTMQQNPHYENVVQEVLNFLENRTALCLAAGMKKENIIWDLGFGFGKTVQHNYQLLQQLAKFTQDYPVLAGISRKSMIGAVLDKPVDERIVGSVAAALIAVNNGAKIVRVHDVAPTAEALKIWQATQMA; via the coding sequence ATGAAGTTACAAGCCAATAATAAAACCCTTTCCCTAGCTCAGCCCCAAATTATGGGGATTTTAAATTTCACGCCAGATTCTTTTTCGGATAGCGGTTTGTTTTTTGACCGTGATAAAGCCTTATTTCAAGTGGAAAAAATGCTTAATGAAGGGGCAACCATTATCGACATTGGCGGTGAATCCACGCGCCCAATGGCAGAAGAAGTCAGTCTTGAACAAGAATTAGATCGCGTTGTACCAATGGTGGAAGCCGTGAGAAAACGCTTTGATTGTTGGATTTCTGTGGATACTTCTAAGGCGCAAGTAATGTCGGAAAGTGCCAAAGTTGGAATGGATTTCATTAATGATATTCGTGCTTTAACTGAACCCAATGCGCTACAAACCGCCGTGCAGTTAGCCTTGCCCACCTGCATAATGCATATGCAAGGGCAGCCGCGCACAATGCAACAAAATCCCCACTATGAAAATGTGGTGCAAGAGGTGCTAAATTTTCTCGAAAATCGCACCGCACTTTGTTTAGCCGCGGGAATGAAAAAGGAAAATATTATTTGGGATCTGGGCTTTGGCTTTGGTAAAACCGTGCAACATAATTATCAATTATTGCAACAACTAGCAAAATTTACCCAAGATTATCCAGTATTAGCAGGCATCTCGCGTAAATCAATGATTGGCGCGGTGTTAGATAAACCTGTTGATGAGCGTATTGTGGGCAGTGTTGCCGCCGCATTAATTGCCGTGAACAATGGTGCGAAAATTGTGCGCGTACACGATGTTGCACCCACCGCAGAGGCATTAAAAATTTGGCAAGCCACGCAAATGGCATAA
- a CDS encoding DUF3298 and DUF4163 domain-containing protein produces the protein MNKTVLALSFSAIFLLSACDDKQVAELQQKLQHAEKMQQSQLQEISQLKNELNAQKSLFPALQVEISPLFQKEETLTLKNTDSTATIKVSVSMPETHIEWLDELLRQYWERYAQNEKADDEQKPSQMSKEQLRQGIAQIYKDYHEESLTTETIGKEFSISPYYLGQRQNWVGFKVDNYTYEGGAHGLGWTDYLNIDVQQKTLITLEKLVSQENQPTLRNVLWKVYTQDLEQGEEPFTSLEDFYISPEFYFDQEGIHFVYPPYALNSYAEGERTLDLYWGQTEIDLLNPEYVKPWLK, from the coding sequence ATGAACAAAACGGTTTTAGCTTTAAGTTTTAGTGCGATTTTTTTGCTATCTGCTTGTGATGATAAACAAGTGGCTGAATTACAACAAAAATTGCAACACGCTGAAAAAATGCAACAAAGCCAACTGCAAGAAATTAGCCAACTAAAAAATGAGCTGAATGCACAGAAATCCTTATTCCCTGCATTGCAAGTGGAAATTTCTCCGCTCTTCCAAAAAGAAGAAACATTAACCCTAAAAAATACTGACAGCACAGCAACCATCAAGGTTTCAGTAAGTATGCCTGAAACCCATATTGAATGGCTTGACGAATTGCTTCGCCAATATTGGGAGCGATATGCTCAAAATGAGAAAGCCGATGATGAACAAAAACCTAGTCAAATGAGTAAAGAGCAGCTGCGTCAAGGCATAGCGCAAATTTATAAGGATTATCACGAAGAAAGTTTGACCACAGAAACGATAGGCAAGGAATTTTCCATTTCACCTTACTATTTAGGGCAACGCCAAAACTGGGTGGGATTTAAGGTTGATAACTATACTTATGAGGGCGGTGCGCACGGGCTTGGTTGGACTGATTATCTCAATATTGATGTACAACAAAAAACCTTAATCACTCTGGAAAAATTAGTTTCTCAAGAAAATCAGCCAACATTACGCAATGTTTTATGGAAAGTTTATACACAAGATCTTGAACAAGGTGAAGAGCCTTTTACTTCCCTAGAGGATTTTTATATTTCACCTGAATTTTATTTTGACCAAGAGGGAATCCATTTTGTTTATCCGCCTTATGCACTAAATTCTTATGCCGAAGGAGAAAGAACGTTGGATTTATATTGGGGGCAAACAGAAATTGATCTACTCAATCCTGAATATGTGAAACCTTGGCTTAAATAA
- a CDS encoding IS1595 family transposase has product MKITYCKLKKSIQKKLLEFFVAEVTARTAANLLDIQPNTAALFYHKIRLVIGYHLSLEVNEIFEGEIELDESYFGGHRKGKRGRGAAGKVAVFGLLKRQGKVFTVVVENTKSETLLPVKRKIKPDSWVYTDTYRSYDALDVSEFHHERINHSELFAVKQNHINGIENFWNQAKRILRKYNGINRKNFPLFLKECEFRFNFGTPKEQLKILRKWCEI; this is encoded by the coding sequence ATGAAGATAACATATTGTAAATTAAAGAAATCTATACAGAAAAAACTGCTTGAGTTTTTTGTCGCAGAAGTTACTGCAAGAACGGCAGCAAATTTGCTAGATATTCAACCGAATACAGCCGCTTTGTTCTACCATAAAATCAGGCTTGTGATTGGCTATCATTTATCCCTTGAAGTTAACGAGATTTTTGAGGGGGAAATTGAACTAGACGAAAGCTATTTTGGTGGTCATCGAAAGGGAAAACGAGGACGAGGAGCGGCTGGAAAAGTTGCTGTTTTTGGGTTACTAAAACGACAAGGAAAGGTATTTACTGTTGTGGTTGAAAACACCAAGAGTGAAACATTACTCCCTGTTAAAAGAAAAATCAAGCCTGATAGCTGGGTTTATACGGACACTTATCGCAGTTATGATGCTCTTGATGTGAGTGAATTTCACCACGAACGAATCAATCATTCCGAGCTATTTGCGGTGAAACAAAATCATATTAATGGCATTGAAAATTTTTGGAATCAGGCGAAGCGGATACTGCGAAAATATAATGGAATTAACCGAAAAAACTTTCCTTTATTCTTGAAGGAATGTGAATTTCGGTTTAACTTTGGGACACCAAAAGAGCAGTTAAAAATATTGCGAAAATGGTGTGAAATTTAG
- the grxD gene encoding Grx4 family monothiol glutaredoxin yields the protein METLERIKKQIAENPILIYMKGSPKFPSCGFSARAVEALMNCKVPFGYVDILQNPDIRAELPAYANWPTFPQLWVEGELIGGCDIILEMYQQGELQTLLAEVAARHKEEN from the coding sequence ATGGAAACCTTAGAACGTATTAAAAAACAAATTGCTGAAAACCCTATTCTTATTTATATGAAAGGCTCACCGAAATTCCCTTCTTGCGGATTCTCTGCGAGAGCGGTAGAAGCCCTAATGAATTGTAAAGTGCCTTTTGGCTATGTGGATATTTTGCAAAATCCTGATATTCGTGCAGAGCTACCCGCTTATGCAAACTGGCCAACCTTCCCACAATTATGGGTAGAGGGTGAGCTAATTGGTGGTTGTGATATTATTTTAGAAATGTATCAACAAGGCGAATTACAAACTTTATTAGCTGAAGTTGCAGCGCGTCATAAAGAAGAAAATTAA
- a CDS encoding TPM domain-containing protein, whose translation MIKLMKSAVVFLLVFLSLSASAVNFPPPPNPFHYVNDYTKTLTPSEKQLLENKLIAYSKETSSQIAVVLIPTTGNYDIAQYSFELGDKWGIGRKQLNNGVLMLIAINDRKIFIATGQGLEGALPDAFLSQVIRNVITPAFKQGHYMLGIDRGLDYIIAASKGEYDAAQTEDDDWTQYIPIIMISIFVLFVLFGELSWRRTPYISPTNNHNGQIFRQPPVRRRRSGGFGGGFGSGGGFGGFGGGSGGGFGGGGFGGGGAGGSW comes from the coding sequence ATGATTAAGCTAATGAAAAGTGCGGTCGTTTTTTTGCTTGTTTTTTTGAGTTTAAGTGCAAGCGCGGTCAATTTCCCACCACCGCCTAATCCTTTTCATTATGTGAATGACTATACCAAAACGCTCACTCCATCGGAAAAACAGCTTTTGGAAAATAAGCTCATTGCTTATTCTAAAGAAACCAGCTCGCAAATTGCGGTGGTGTTAATTCCAACCACAGGGAATTATGATATTGCACAATATAGCTTTGAATTGGGTGATAAATGGGGTATTGGGCGTAAACAGCTTAATAATGGCGTATTAATGCTGATCGCTATAAATGATCGCAAGATTTTTATTGCCACAGGACAAGGGCTTGAAGGTGCGCTACCTGATGCTTTTCTTTCTCAAGTGATACGCAATGTGATTACGCCAGCCTTTAAACAAGGGCATTATATGCTAGGCATTGATCGTGGATTGGATTACATCATTGCGGCAAGCAAAGGGGAATATGACGCTGCTCAAACAGAAGATGATGATTGGACACAATATATTCCAATCATAATGATCAGTATTTTTGTCTTATTTGTACTGTTTGGCGAACTAAGTTGGCGTAGAACGCCTTATATCAGCCCTACTAATAATCACAATGGACAAATTTTCCGCCAGCCCCCTGTTCGCAGACGCCGTAGCGGTGGATTTGGTGGAGGCTTTGGCTCTGGCGGCGGCTTTGGTGGTTTTGGTGGCGGTTCTGGCGGAGGCTTTGGCGGTGGTGGCTTCGGTGGCGGTGGTGCTGGCGGAAGTTGGTAA
- a CDS encoding TPM domain-containing protein, which yields MALFSRIPFDKKQIEAAIVRLEQQTSAELRVYIERHIPKSSNSVLEQALSVFQKLEMTATEASNGVLIYIAYKDHQCAIIGDEGIHQYVGENFWQAQCTEMTNHFSQKVYTEGVVNIIDNIAQVLAQYFPIQPNDRNELDNEVIIND from the coding sequence ATGGCGCTATTTTCAAGAATCCCTTTTGATAAAAAGCAAATCGAGGCGGCAATTGTTCGCCTCGAACAACAAACTTCGGCAGAGTTGCGCGTTTATATTGAACGTCACATTCCAAAATCGTCAAACTCAGTCCTTGAGCAAGCCTTATCTGTTTTCCAGAAGTTAGAAATGACAGCCACAGAGGCGAGTAATGGCGTGTTGATCTACATTGCCTATAAGGATCATCAATGTGCCATAATTGGTGATGAAGGTATTCATCAGTATGTCGGGGAAAACTTTTGGCAAGCGCAATGCACTGAAATGACAAATCATTTTAGCCAAAAGGTTTATACTGAAGGCGTTGTCAATATTATTGATAATATTGCTCAAGTTTTGGCGCAATATTTTCCTATTCAGCCAAATGATCGTAATGAGCTTGATAATGAGGTGATTATTAATGATTAA
- a CDS encoding LemA family protein, with protein MKKWIIVLIVAVIAGFTLMTSYNGLVQAEEKIDSVWANVESQYQRRADLIPNIVNTVKGQANFEKETLTGVIEARAKASQTKIDPSNMTEEQLAQFQQQQNSVGSALSRLLVTVEKYPDLKAHEGFMNLQAQLEGTENRINVARDKFNEAAREYNQKIRQFPTKLAAMIFGFKEKPYFKSAVGSENAPVVSFN; from the coding sequence ATGAAAAAGTGGATTATTGTGCTAATCGTGGCTGTGATCGCAGGTTTCACACTAATGACAAGCTACAATGGTTTAGTGCAAGCGGAAGAAAAAATTGATTCCGTATGGGCAAATGTTGAATCGCAATATCAACGCCGTGCAGATCTCATTCCAAACATCGTGAATACCGTAAAAGGTCAGGCTAATTTTGAGAAAGAAACCTTAACAGGTGTAATAGAAGCGCGTGCAAAAGCGAGCCAAACAAAAATTGATCCAAGCAATATGACAGAAGAACAGCTTGCACAATTCCAACAACAACAAAATTCTGTGGGATCGGCGTTATCTCGCCTGTTAGTTACCGTAGAAAAATATCCAGATCTTAAAGCACATGAAGGCTTTATGAATTTACAAGCACAATTAGAAGGCACGGAAAATCGCATTAATGTGGCGCGTGATAAATTTAATGAAGCGGCTCGTGAATATAACCAAAAAATTCGTCAGTTCCCAACAAAATTAGCGGCGATGATTTTTGGTTTCAAAGAAAAACCTTACTTCAAATCTGCAGTAGGATCTGAAAACGCGCCTGTTGTAAGTTTTAACTAA
- the ompA gene encoding porin OmpA, protein MKKTAIALAIAGLTAASVAQAAPQANTFYAGAKAGWASFHDGLNQYENQANSEGTLRNSVTYGVFGGYQITDNFAVEAGYDDFGRAKLRYEGETFSKHTNHGAHLSLKASYPVLEGLDVYGRVGAALIRSDYKSTGKNPDYEHEHSLKVSPVFAGGLEYNLPSLPELAFRVEYQWVNGVGRLKDEDGNRVDYTPSIGSVTAGLSYRFGQSAPVVEPKVVSKTFALNSDVTFAFGKSNLRPEAQSTLDGIYGEIAQLKSANVAVAGYTDRIGSEASNLKLSQRRAETVANYLVSKGVSQNAISATGYGEANPVTGTKCDAVKGRKALIACLADDRRVEIAVKGNE, encoded by the coding sequence ATGAAAAAAACTGCAATCGCATTAGCTATCGCTGGTTTAACTGCTGCATCAGTAGCACAAGCTGCACCACAAGCAAATACTTTCTATGCTGGTGCTAAAGCTGGTTGGGCATCTTTCCACGATGGTTTAAATCAATATGAAAACCAAGCGAATTCTGAAGGTACATTACGCAATTCTGTAACCTATGGTGTATTCGGTGGTTACCAAATCACTGATAACTTCGCTGTTGAAGCAGGTTATGATGATTTTGGTCGTGCTAAACTTCGCTATGAAGGTGAAACCTTTTCTAAACATACTAATCACGGTGCACACTTAAGCTTAAAAGCAAGCTACCCAGTATTAGAAGGTTTAGATGTTTATGGTCGTGTAGGTGCGGCATTAATCCGTTCCGATTATAAGAGCACAGGAAAGAACCCAGACTACGAGCATGAGCACAGCTTAAAAGTATCTCCGGTATTTGCTGGTGGTTTAGAGTACAACCTTCCATCATTACCTGAATTAGCGTTCCGCGTTGAATATCAATGGGTTAACGGTGTTGGCCGTTTGAAAGATGAAGATGGTAATCGTGTAGATTATACACCAAGCATCGGTTCTGTAACTGCAGGATTATCTTACCGTTTTGGTCAGAGCGCTCCGGTTGTTGAACCTAAAGTTGTTTCTAAAACTTTTGCGCTAAACTCTGATGTAACTTTCGCATTCGGTAAATCTAACTTACGTCCAGAAGCACAAAGCACATTAGATGGTATCTACGGTGAAATCGCTCAATTAAAATCTGCAAACGTTGCAGTAGCTGGTTACACTGACCGTATCGGTTCAGAAGCATCTAACTTAAAATTATCACAACGTCGTGCAGAAACTGTTGCTAACTACTTAGTATCTAAAGGTGTTTCTCAAAACGCTATCTCTGCAACAGGTTACGGTGAAGCTAACCCAGTAACTGGCACTAAATGTGACGCAGTTAAAGGTCGTAAAGCATTAATCGCTTGTTTAGCTGATGACCGTCGCGTAGAAATTGCTGTTAAAGGTAACGAATAA